The Anabaena sp. WA102 genome contains a region encoding:
- a CDS encoding phosphodiester glycosidase family protein, whose product MILKILNSVLPLLSTALCLTATYGAFAQDTPSLLTPVPTSVSAGNQIILNGRILPGAWLQPTATTIKGQTYLSDGAVKQLIGIDLLNSSNPGKQPVQWFSGLTNPLIFNTNLSGGYRYLDITQLAQTAKWQIQANGNTLVISTPPSQLKNIRLGKQPKGDRVVLDLDIATPWQIRQELPVKKVVDPDEIISKSTTPPNREWTLTLDGIADPTLIQRYNSQPTTPPISVSIIQKVEVVNNQTILRLSIPFGQSLQVSTIPQPNRLVIDIQPDAMVEKTIAWAQGLQWRQQLVTLGTDRFPVVWLDINPRSVGLSIKPIITNPQTLTGTAPLIQTAQNYLAVAAVNGGYFNRNNKLPLGAIRRDNQWISGPILNRGAIAWNNNGQFYFGRLTLTEALITNNNQRLPISLLNTGYVQRGIARYTPVWGNTYTPLADNETIVVVENNQVSNQLAGGKSGITTIPIPENGYLLIFRNQTPQLPIGTKVSLTSTTTTPEFSRYPHIIGAGPLLVQNRQIVLDGPAETFSPAFMTSQAVRSSICTTSTGNLMIAAVHSRAGGGGPTLAEQAKLMQTMGCINALNLDGGSSTSLYLGGQLLDRSPSTAARVHNGIGIFISPKVPK is encoded by the coding sequence ATGATCTTGAAAATCCTAAATTCTGTATTACCGCTACTGTCAACAGCACTGTGTTTGACTGCTACTTATGGGGCATTTGCTCAAGATACTCCTAGTTTACTAACTCCCGTTCCCACTTCCGTTAGTGCTGGTAATCAAATTATTCTCAATGGACGGATTTTACCAGGAGCATGGTTACAACCAACAGCAACCACCATTAAAGGACAAACTTATCTAAGTGATGGTGCAGTTAAGCAATTAATAGGGATAGATTTACTCAATAGCAGTAATCCTGGCAAACAACCAGTACAGTGGTTTTCTGGCTTGACAAATCCCCTCATTTTTAACACGAATCTTAGCGGAGGATATCGTTATTTAGATATTACTCAATTAGCCCAAACAGCTAAATGGCAAATTCAAGCTAATGGTAACACTTTGGTAATTTCTACTCCCCCTTCTCAACTGAAAAACATTCGTCTGGGTAAACAACCAAAAGGAGATAGAGTTGTCCTCGATTTAGATATAGCGACCCCTTGGCAAATTCGACAAGAATTACCAGTTAAAAAAGTAGTAGATCCTGATGAGATTATCTCTAAATCTACCACACCACCCAACAGAGAATGGACGCTTACCCTAGATGGTATTGCTGATCCGACTTTAATACAACGCTATAACTCTCAACCCACTACACCACCCATTTCCGTATCAATAATTCAAAAAGTGGAAGTGGTTAATAATCAAACAATTCTCCGTCTTAGTATTCCCTTTGGTCAGTCTCTACAAGTTAGCACTATTCCCCAACCCAATCGCTTAGTTATTGATATTCAACCTGATGCCATGGTGGAAAAAACTATTGCTTGGGCGCAGGGATTACAATGGCGACAGCAGTTGGTAACTTTAGGAACAGATCGCTTTCCTGTGGTTTGGTTAGATATTAACCCTCGGTCTGTGGGATTAAGTATTAAGCCTATAATTACTAATCCGCAAACATTAACTGGTACAGCCCCTTTAATCCAAACTGCTCAAAATTACTTAGCAGTAGCCGCAGTTAATGGTGGTTATTTTAACCGTAATAATAAATTACCTTTAGGCGCAATTCGGCGAGATAATCAGTGGATATCCGGTCCAATTCTTAACCGAGGAGCGATCGCTTGGAATAATAACGGACAATTTTACTTTGGTCGGCTCACCCTCACAGAAGCCTTAATTACGAACAATAATCAACGTCTACCCATTTCCTTACTTAATACTGGCTATGTCCAACGCGGTATCGCTCGTTATACTCCAGTATGGGGAAATACTTATACACCTTTAGCTGATAATGAAACTATTGTAGTTGTCGAAAACAATCAAGTAAGCAATCAGTTAGCAGGAGGTAAAAGTGGTATAACTACCATTCCCATTCCCGAAAATGGTTATCTCCTCATCTTCCGCAATCAGACACCACAATTACCCATTGGGACAAAAGTTTCTCTTACCAGCACCACTACCACACCTGAATTTAGTCGCTACCCCCACATTATTGGTGCAGGTCCCCTATTAGTCCAAAATCGGCAAATAGTTCTAGATGGACCAGCAGAAACATTCAGCCCTGCTTTCATGACAAGTCAAGCAGTTCGCAGCAGTATTTGTACCACTTCCACAGGTAATCTTATGATTGCTGCTGTACATAGTCGGGCTGGTGGTGGTGGTCCAACTTTGGCAGAACAAGCAAAATTAATGCAAACAATGGGTTGTATTAATGCTTTAAATTTAGACGGTGGTAGTTCTACCAGTCTTTATTTAGGCGGTCAGTTACTTGACCGTTCTCCTAGTACAGCAGCCCGTGTTCACAATGGTATTGGGATTTTCATATCACCAAAAGTTCCTAAGTAG
- the gltB gene encoding glutamate synthase large subunit, with amino-acid sequence MNHQPSNQGQQITVSDTNFPDTYPGQKWLVEERDACGVGFITHRQNIASHEILDQALTALTCLEHRGGCSADQDSGDGAGILTAIPWELLAQDKNHGIDFAKLSNMAVGMIFFPQDATAAKAAKAAFAQIAAEERLTILGWRVVPVRPEVLGMQAKENQPQIEQVIISCADKSGDELERELYIARRRIMQAGRKISEDFYVCSLSSRTIVYKGMVRSAVLGDFYEDLKNPAFKVAFAVYHRRFSTNTMPKWPLAQPMRLLGHNGEINTLLGNINWMMAREATLSHPIWEDRFDELKPMVNIDNSDSATLDNVLELLVRSGRSPLEGLMMMVPEAYKNQPSLAEYPEIVDFYEYYSGLQEAWDGPALLVFSDGKKVGATLDRNGLRPARYVITKDDYIVVASEAGVVDFPEENILEKGRLGPGQMIAVDLNTQEILKNWEIKQRIAKQHPYGEWLQQYRQELSKLVKGKSVVNGNGNGNGHLSTNNEQLTTDKIDSQVLLQQQIAFGYTIEDVEMVIHPMASTGAEATFCMGDDIPLAVLSEKSHLLYDYFKQRFAQVTNPAIDPLREKLVMSLTVELGEKGNLLEPKPEYARRLKLESPVLTQTELETIKLSGFATAELSTLFPIATGPDGLKTAVESLQKQAAESVRAGAKILILSDRTGTGIAAEYTYIPPLLAIGAVHHHLIREGLRMKTSLIVDTAQCWSTHHFACLLGYGAGAVCPYMALDTVTAWWHEPKTQQFMTRGKIATLTLNQAVENYRKAIESGLLKILSKMGISLLSSYQAAQIFEAIGIGGDLLALGFRGTTSRIGGLSVSELAQEVLSFHSKAFPELTAKKLENLGFVQYRPGGEYHMNSPELAKSLHKAVNGKQYDHYEVYKQHLHNRPVTALRDLLDFHSERSPIPLEEVESVNDIVKRFCTGGMSLGALSREAHETLAIAMNRIGGRSNSGEGGEDPVRYNVLNDVDTAGKSPTLPHLNGLKNGDTAASAIRQIASGRFGVTPQYLATAQQLEIKIAQGAKPGEGGQLPGPKVSPYIAMLRRSKPGVTLISPPPHHDIYSIEDLAQLIFDLHQINPKAQVSVKLVAEIGIGTIAAGVAKANADIIQISGHDGGTGASPLSSIKHAGSPWELGLTEVHRVLMENSLRDRVILRVDGGLKSGWDVLVGALMGAEEFGFGSIAMIAEGCIMARICHTNNCPVGIASQKEEMRKRFTGIPEHVVNFFYFIAEEVRSLLAKLGYRSLSEVIGRADLLTVRSEVRLNKTQALNLDCLTKLPDAKVNRSWLVHEKVHSNGPVLDDQLLADADIQAAIQNQGEVSKTVTVVNTDRTVGARLTGAIAHKYGDNGFTGQINLNFQGSVGQSFGAFNLDGVILNLVGEANDYVGKGMNGGEIIIKPPANATYNPAENVIVGNTCLYGATGGVLFANGLAGERFAVRNSKGTAVIEGAGDHCCEYMTGGVIVVLGKAGRNVGAGMTGGLAYFLDEVGNFPDFVNHAIVKVQRVVSEAGAKQLYELIQTHAQKTGSPKAQEIIANWEVYLPKFWQLVPPSESDSPEAKVAEKQLSSV; translated from the coding sequence ATGAATCATCAACCATCGAATCAGGGTCAGCAAATTACAGTGTCAGATACTAATTTTCCAGATACATATCCAGGACAAAAGTGGTTAGTAGAAGAAAGGGATGCTTGTGGAGTCGGGTTTATTACCCATCGTCAAAATATTGCCAGTCATGAAATTTTGGATCAAGCCTTAACTGCTTTAACTTGCTTAGAACATAGAGGGGGTTGTAGTGCTGACCAAGATTCTGGAGATGGTGCGGGGATATTAACAGCGATTCCTTGGGAATTATTGGCACAAGACAAGAATCATGGCATTGATTTTGCCAAGCTGAGTAATATGGCGGTGGGGATGATATTTTTTCCCCAAGACGCAACAGCCGCAAAAGCTGCTAAGGCTGCATTTGCACAAATAGCAGCAGAGGAGAGATTAACTATACTGGGCTGGCGAGTAGTTCCGGTGCGTCCAGAAGTATTAGGGATGCAAGCAAAAGAAAATCAACCCCAAATAGAACAGGTTATAATTTCTTGTGCTGATAAGAGCGGTGATGAACTAGAAAGAGAATTGTATATTGCCCGTCGCCGCATTATGCAAGCGGGCAGAAAAATTTCTGAAGATTTCTATGTCTGTTCCTTGTCTAGCCGGACAATTGTTTATAAAGGCATGGTGCGTTCCGCTGTCTTGGGGGATTTTTACGAAGATCTAAAAAATCCGGCTTTTAAAGTGGCATTTGCAGTATATCATCGCCGCTTTAGTACCAATACGATGCCTAAATGGCCTTTAGCCCAACCAATGCGGTTATTAGGTCATAACGGAGAAATTAACACCCTGTTGGGGAATATTAATTGGATGATGGCACGGGAAGCCACCCTTAGTCATCCGATTTGGGAAGATCGGTTTGACGAACTCAAACCAATGGTGAACATTGATAATAGTGATTCTGCTACTTTAGATAATGTACTAGAGTTGTTGGTGCGTTCGGGACGCAGCCCTTTAGAAGGGTTAATGATGATGGTTCCCGAAGCGTATAAAAATCAACCTTCCTTGGCTGAATATCCCGAAATTGTGGATTTTTATGAATATTACAGCGGTTTGCAAGAAGCATGGGATGGACCCGCGCTGTTAGTATTTAGCGATGGCAAAAAAGTTGGAGCAACATTAGATCGTAATGGTTTAAGACCTGCGCGTTATGTCATTACCAAAGATGATTATATTGTTGTTGCCTCCGAAGCTGGAGTTGTGGATTTCCCAGAAGAAAACATTCTCGAAAAAGGTAGACTCGGTCCAGGACAAATGATTGCGGTGGATTTAAACACCCAAGAAATCCTCAAGAACTGGGAGATTAAACAGCGCATTGCTAAACAACATCCTTATGGCGAATGGTTGCAACAATACCGCCAAGAATTGAGTAAGTTAGTGAAGGGTAAGTCTGTAGTTAATGGCAATGGTAACGGTAATGGGCATTTGTCAACAAACAACGAACAACTGACAACTGACAAAATTGATTCACAAGTCTTATTGCAACAGCAAATTGCCTTTGGCTACACCATAGAAGATGTGGAAATGGTGATTCACCCTATGGCTAGTACGGGTGCAGAAGCAACTTTCTGTATGGGAGATGATATTCCTTTAGCGGTATTGTCAGAAAAATCCCATTTGCTGTATGACTATTTTAAACAGCGGTTTGCCCAAGTTACTAATCCAGCGATTGACCCTTTACGGGAAAAGTTGGTGATGTCGCTGACGGTGGAATTGGGTGAAAAGGGGAATTTATTAGAACCTAAACCGGAATACGCCCGCAGACTCAAGTTGGAGTCTCCTGTACTCACTCAAACAGAGTTAGAAACTATTAAGTTGTCAGGATTTGCAACGGCTGAATTGTCAACTTTATTTCCCATAGCCACAGGACCAGATGGTTTAAAAACGGCTGTGGAATCTTTGCAAAAACAAGCTGCGGAATCGGTGCGGGCTGGTGCGAAGATTCTCATATTAAGTGACAGAACAGGTACAGGGATTGCGGCAGAATATACCTATATTCCTCCTTTATTAGCCATTGGTGCGGTTCACCATCACTTAATCCGTGAAGGGTTACGGATGAAAACATCCTTAATTGTGGATACAGCCCAATGTTGGAGTACCCATCATTTTGCCTGTTTGTTGGGTTATGGTGCGGGGGCGGTTTGTCCCTATATGGCTTTAGATACTGTAACTGCTTGGTGGCATGAACCCAAAACTCAGCAGTTTATGACTAGGGGCAAAATTGCCACTCTGACTTTAAATCAAGCCGTAGAAAATTATCGCAAAGCTATAGAATCGGGTTTGCTGAAAATCCTCTCGAAGATGGGTATTTCCCTACTTTCCAGTTATCAAGCGGCGCAAATATTTGAAGCTATTGGGATTGGTGGTGATTTGTTGGCTTTGGGTTTCCGGGGAACAACTTCCCGGATTGGTGGTTTAAGTGTGAGTGAATTAGCACAAGAGGTGTTATCTTTCCACAGTAAGGCTTTCCCGGAATTGACGGCGAAGAAGTTGGAAAACTTAGGTTTTGTCCAATACCGTCCCGGTGGTGAATACCACATGAATAGCCCAGAATTGGCGAAGTCGCTGCATAAGGCTGTCAATGGTAAGCAGTATGACCATTATGAGGTTTATAAGCAACATCTGCACAATCGTCCGGTAACGGCGTTGCGTGATTTGCTAGATTTCCACAGCGAGCGCTCACCAATTCCTTTGGAAGAGGTGGAGTCAGTTAATGATATTGTTAAACGTTTCTGTACTGGTGGGATGTCTTTAGGGGCGTTATCACGAGAAGCACATGAAACTTTAGCGATCGCAATGAATCGCATTGGTGGTAGATCTAATTCTGGTGAAGGTGGCGAAGATCCGGTTCGTTACAACGTTTTAAATGATGTTGATACCGCTGGTAAATCTCCTACTCTGCCTCATCTCAATGGGTTGAAAAATGGTGACACGGCTGCAAGTGCCATTAGACAAATTGCCTCAGGACGGTTCGGCGTTACTCCCCAATACTTAGCCACAGCCCAACAACTAGAAATCAAAATTGCCCAAGGTGCAAAACCAGGAGAAGGTGGACAGCTACCTGGACCCAAAGTAAGCCCTTATATTGCCATGTTGCGGCGTTCTAAGCCGGGTGTAACTTTGATTTCCCCGCCACCCCACCATGATATTTATTCGATTGAAGATTTAGCCCAGTTGATTTTTGACTTGCACCAAATTAATCCTAAAGCTCAAGTTTCGGTGAAATTAGTCGCAGAAATCGGGATTGGCACAATTGCTGCGGGTGTGGCTAAAGCTAACGCCGATATTATCCAAATTTCGGGACATGATGGCGGTACAGGTGCATCACCCCTCTCTTCGATTAAACACGCGGGTAGTCCTTGGGAATTGGGGCTAACGGAAGTGCATCGGGTATTGATGGAAAACAGCCTGCGCGATCGCGTCATCTTGCGGGTAGATGGTGGTCTGAAAAGCGGCTGGGATGTCCTAGTTGGGGCGTTAATGGGGGCAGAGGAGTTTGGGTTCGGTTCCATAGCTATGATTGCGGAAGGCTGCATTATGGCGCGGATTTGCCACACTAATAATTGTCCTGTGGGGATAGCTTCTCAAAAAGAAGAAATGCGGAAACGGTTTACTGGCATTCCCGAACACGTTGTTAATTTCTTCTACTTCATCGCGGAAGAGGTGCGGAGTCTGTTGGCTAAATTGGGATATCGTTCTTTATCAGAAGTAATTGGTCGCGCTGATTTATTAACGGTGCGTTCTGAAGTTAGACTGAATAAAACACAAGCTTTGAATTTGGATTGTTTAACTAAGCTGCCAGATGCAAAAGTTAATCGTAGTTGGTTGGTGCATGAAAAAGTTCACAGCAATGGACCAGTTTTAGATGATCAGTTACTAGCTGATGCAGATATTCAAGCCGCGATTCAGAATCAGGGTGAAGTTAGTAAAACCGTTACCGTCGTAAATACTGATAGAACGGTCGGCGCAAGGTTAACTGGGGCGATCGCTCATAAATACGGTGACAACGGCTTTACAGGGCAAATAAACCTGAATTTCCAGGGAAGTGTGGGGCAAAGCTTCGGCGCATTTAACCTGGATGGTGTGATTCTCAACTTAGTAGGGGAAGCAAACGACTATGTTGGTAAGGGCATGAACGGTGGGGAAATTATTATTAAGCCCCCAGCCAATGCCACCTATAACCCAGCAGAAAACGTGATTGTAGGGAATACCTGCCTTTATGGGGCGACTGGTGGGGTGTTATTTGCCAATGGTTTAGCCGGAGAACGGTTTGCGGTGCGGAACTCTAAAGGTACAGCCGTAATTGAAGGGGCTGGTGATCACTGCTGCGAGTATATGACTGGTGGTGTAATTGTGGTTCTGGGTAAAGCTGGCCGCAACGTGGGTGCAGGTATGACAGGCGGTTTAGCTTATTTCCTTGATGAAGTCGGTAATTTCCCTGATTTTGTCAATCATGCGATCGTCAAAGTGCAACGGGTTGTGAGTGAAGCAGGTGCAAAACAATTGTATGAGTTAATTCAAACTCATGCCCAGAAAACGGGTTCACCCAAGGCACAGGAAATTATTGCTAATTGGGAAGTATATTTACCTAAGTTCTGGCAATTAGTACCACCTTCTGAATCTGATAGTCCAGAAGCCAAAGTAGCAGAAAAACAATTGAGTTCTGTGTAA
- a CDS encoding IS4 family transposase translates to MLPQSYQTIFRKHLSEQQYLTLEILLLLIQAHRQVKLSKLASLFPQPIKYESRKRNLQRFLGIGKLCVKLLWFPLIKYWIRQSLTPKQLNREQRRYFHKKQYQKYGYWMVALDRTQWKGRNIFMVTLVWGTHALPLYWETLNHVGNSNLQTQKRLIKTAIKLLKKCRIVVLADREFHSPKLAKWLDEQGVYFALRQKKNLYFQEKPEQEYQVLKNQGFKPGMSRFYEKVKCGKGDELGLFNIAVYWKRKYRNSGPKEPWYILTNLPTLQQTLCLYRCRWGIEQFFKDCKTGGYNLEDTKVNETRFLALVLLIVIAYSLATMHGQRMKKLGIETYAGRIQQHQDKYPRQSDFSFALYGQLWIYGMELWADLALNLINLKPHKRLFFQRGFQALSLMKQAL, encoded by the coding sequence ATGTTACCACAATCATATCAAACAATTTTCCGAAAGCATTTGAGTGAACAGCAGTATTTGACACTAGAGATATTGTTGTTATTAATACAGGCTCATCGCCAAGTAAAACTGTCAAAATTGGCCAGCTTGTTTCCCCAACCAATTAAATATGAAAGCAGGAAACGTAATCTACAAAGATTTTTAGGAATAGGTAAACTCTGCGTAAAATTATTATGGTTTCCATTGATAAAATATTGGATTAGACAATCGTTAACACCAAAACAACTGAATCGAGAACAGCGCCGTTATTTTCATAAAAAACAGTATCAAAAATATGGTTATTGGATGGTAGCACTGGATAGAACACAGTGGAAGGGGCGAAATATATTTATGGTGACATTGGTATGGGGTACTCATGCCCTACCACTATATTGGGAAACATTAAATCATGTCGGAAATAGTAATTTACAAACACAGAAAAGATTAATAAAGACAGCAATAAAGTTGTTAAAAAAATGTCGAATTGTGGTGTTAGCAGACAGAGAATTTCATAGTCCAAAACTGGCTAAATGGCTTGATGAGCAAGGAGTTTACTTCGCTTTACGCCAGAAGAAAAACCTTTATTTTCAAGAAAAACCTGAACAAGAATATCAAGTTCTTAAAAATCAAGGATTTAAGCCAGGAATGTCGAGATTTTATGAAAAAGTTAAATGTGGTAAAGGGGATGAATTAGGCTTATTTAATATCGCTGTTTATTGGAAGAGAAAATATCGGAACTCTGGACCAAAAGAACCTTGGTATATCTTGACGAATCTACCAACTCTCCAACAAACTTTATGCCTCTATAGATGTCGATGGGGAATTGAGCAATTCTTTAAGGATTGTAAAACTGGTGGTTATAATTTAGAGGATACTAAAGTAAATGAAACTCGCTTTTTAGCTTTAGTATTATTGATTGTCATTGCTTATAGTTTAGCCACTATGCACGGTCAACGGATGAAAAAATTAGGTATAGAGACTTATGCCGGACGTATTCAACAACATCAGGACAAGTACCCACGTCAAAGTGATTTTAGCTTTGCTCTCTACGGACAACTATGGATTTATGGTATGGAATTATGGGCTGATTTAGCTCTGAATTTAATCAATCTCAAGCCTCATAAACGCCTCTTTTTTCAACGGGGCTTTCAGGCTCTATCCCTTATGAAACAAGCTCTTTAG
- a CDS encoding polysaccharide deacetylase family protein, whose translation MENNKSFFGKQGILIAILGLTGTLSIALMILFKAKISDAQSQGVIVKNKDIAANVKTQQRLEEFKTEMLTTWQQEAQAKGVSTDVPSNFQGIVISEAKLPPGNKVIALTFDDGPWPSSTAKVLDILKKNNIKGTFFVVGQNVKNYPDLTKRVVTDGHIIANHTWHHWYHHMNAQTAAYEVANTTDIIYKTTGIKTSLFRPPGGNMRNGVAAYAKSNKYAVIMWSSDSMDYSRPGVPRLINNIFREAKPGGIVLMHDGGGDRSHTVKALPEIISRFRKQGYEFVTVPELLEMQDQYPQLVAHNKTKSQKAKKP comes from the coding sequence GTGGAAAATAATAAGTCTTTTTTTGGAAAGCAGGGAATATTAATTGCAATACTTGGACTAACTGGCACTTTAAGCATTGCTTTGATGATTTTATTCAAAGCGAAAATCTCTGATGCTCAAAGTCAAGGTGTAATTGTTAAAAATAAAGATATTGCAGCTAATGTGAAAACTCAGCAGCGGTTAGAGGAATTTAAAACAGAAATGCTTACCACTTGGCAACAAGAAGCACAAGCCAAAGGGGTTTCCACTGATGTACCATCTAACTTTCAAGGGATTGTCATTAGCGAGGCTAAACTTCCCCCAGGAAACAAAGTTATTGCCCTAACGTTTGATGACGGACCTTGGCCTAGTAGCACCGCCAAAGTATTAGATATTCTCAAGAAAAATAATATTAAGGGAACATTTTTTGTTGTTGGACAAAATGTCAAAAACTATCCAGATTTAACAAAACGGGTAGTTACAGATGGTCATATTATTGCTAATCATACTTGGCATCATTGGTATCATCACATGAATGCACAGACAGCAGCTTACGAAGTTGCTAATACAACAGACATAATTTATAAGACTACTGGTATAAAAACCAGTCTGTTTCGTCCACCAGGAGGAAACATGAGGAATGGAGTAGCGGCTTATGCTAAAAGTAATAAATATGCTGTTATTATGTGGTCGTCTGATTCTATGGACTATTCACGTCCGGGTGTGCCAAGACTAATTAATAACATCTTTAGGGAAGCTAAACCAGGGGGTATTGTGTTAATGCACGATGGTGGTGGCGATCGCTCTCACACTGTCAAAGCCTTACCAGAAATCATTAGCAGGTTTCGGAAACAGGGTTATGAATTTGTGACTGTTCCCGAACTTTTAGAAATGCAAGATCAATATCCCCAGTTAGTTGCCCATAATAAAACAAAATCTCAAAAAGCGAAGAAACCATAA
- a CDS encoding EamA family transporter has product MSIPEFSLLLISVLISVAGQFFLKMGAIKLGKVHIGNIINLILNMITIPEVLLGLTCYGIGAVTYILLLTRINLSVAAPAVSIGYIFSVLLGYFVLKEPISLTRVFGLGLIVTGVILVIWKKST; this is encoded by the coding sequence GTGTCAATACCAGAATTTAGTTTACTGCTAATATCAGTTCTTATTAGTGTAGCAGGACAATTTTTTTTGAAAATGGGGGCGATTAAATTAGGTAAAGTTCATATAGGAAACATTATTAATCTCATTCTCAACATGATCACCATACCAGAAGTTTTATTAGGATTAACCTGTTATGGTATTGGTGCAGTAACCTATATATTACTCCTAACCAGAATCAATCTCAGCGTTGCTGCCCCTGCTGTATCCATTGGTTATATATTTTCTGTATTACTAGGTTACTTTGTTTTAAAAGAACCTATTTCTCTAACCCGTGTTTTTGGACTAGGTTTGATTGTCACTGGAGTGATATTAGTGATTTGGAAAAAATCAACTTAA
- a CDS encoding glycosyltransferase family 2 protein, whose product MNQPIYSLVIPIYNEEENIMEMYRRLHDVMEQLDGDVELILIDDGSRDRSLSMMRELHHRDHRVHYLSLARNFGHQIAVTAGLNFVQGKCIIVMDADLQDPPELILTMIEKWHQEYQVVYAQRISRQKEGWLKRLTAYLFYRLLRRLAKVDIPVDTGDFCLMDRQVVDILNSMPERNRYVRGLRAWVGFRQTSVLFERNPRFAGDVKYTFGKSLSLAIDGIISFSTVPLRLATYLGIISATIAMIMIVLVLYWRIFAPVSHLIGYTLITISMFFLGSVQLVCIGILGEYIGRIYEEVKGRPLYTLKESGGFTKN is encoded by the coding sequence ATCAATCAGCCCATCTACTCCCTAGTTATCCCCATTTATAACGAAGAAGAAAATATTATGGAGATGTATCGCCGTTTACATGATGTTATGGAACAGTTAGACGGTGATGTGGAATTAATTTTAATTGATGATGGTAGCCGCGATCGCTCTTTGAGTATGATGCGCGAATTACATCACCGTGATCATCGAGTCCATTACCTCAGTCTCGCCCGGAATTTTGGGCATCAAATCGCCGTTACCGCCGGTTTGAACTTTGTCCAAGGTAAATGTATCATTGTTATGGATGCCGATCTTCAAGATCCACCAGAATTAATTTTAACAATGATCGAAAAATGGCATCAAGAATACCAAGTAGTATACGCTCAACGCATATCCCGTCAAAAGGAAGGTTGGCTAAAACGCTTAACGGCATACCTTTTTTATCGTCTGCTTCGACGCTTGGCTAAAGTTGATATTCCTGTAGATACAGGCGATTTTTGCTTAATGGATAGACAAGTAGTAGATATCTTGAATTCTATGCCAGAACGCAACCGTTATGTTCGCGGGTTACGTGCTTGGGTAGGTTTTCGACAAACCTCTGTACTTTTTGAAAGAAACCCTCGGTTTGCAGGAGATGTAAAATATACTTTTGGTAAATCTTTATCCCTGGCAATTGATGGTATTATCTCTTTCTCTACAGTTCCCTTACGACTGGCAACCTACTTAGGTATTATCTCAGCTACGATTGCTATGATTATGATAGTATTAGTCCTTTATTGGCGAATCTTTGCCCCAGTCTCTCACTTAATTGGTTACACATTAATTACAATTTCCATGTTTTTCTTGGGTTCAGTCCAATTAGTTTGTATTGGTATTTTAGGTGAATATATTGGCAGAATATATGAAGAAGTGAAAGGTCGTCCTCTTTATACATTAAAAGAAAGTGGAGGCTTTACAAAAAACTAA